The proteins below are encoded in one region of Candidatus Planktophila lacus:
- the gltX gene encoding glutamate--tRNA ligase — MSTNTTAKKVKVRFAPSPTGDLHVGNIRTALFDWAYARHTGGTFLFRIEDTDTTRVTDEYIQAAIDTLKWLGLNWDEGPEVGGENGPYLQSQRLDIYAHWAQKFLDQKDAYHCYCSPDELEAVREAQRAANVAPGYNGHCRELTADQIAAYKAQGREAVVRMRMPDGTTTFTDEIRGDVTFDHKFVPDFVLVRADGSPLYTLAVAVDDVLMKVTHVLRGEDLLSSTPRQIRVYQAMGVAIEDYPIFAHLPFVMGQDNAKLSKRNGEVSIAWYREQGYLPEAICNYLALLGWSPGDDRENVTMAELCELFTVDKVHSSPARFDMKKLEAINGDKIRALTLDEFLKWSLPFLTKANVITGSDSEIALVKQALPLIQERIVKLDEVPAMLRFLFVKDFKVEEASLSKVTDSASKDVLKRSLAELTPLTTWNHESIEAALRTSLIEEMGLKPRIAFGAVRIATTGSTISPPLFESMELLGKDASLARISAAIAL, encoded by the coding sequence GTGAGTACTAATACAACTGCTAAAAAGGTAAAAGTACGTTTCGCACCTTCACCAACTGGCGACCTACACGTCGGAAATATCCGTACCGCCCTTTTTGATTGGGCTTACGCACGCCACACAGGTGGCACATTCTTATTCCGTATTGAAGATACCGATACAACTCGCGTTACCGATGAATACATCCAAGCAGCGATCGATACTCTGAAATGGCTCGGCTTGAATTGGGATGAGGGTCCAGAAGTAGGTGGCGAAAATGGTCCTTACTTACAATCGCAGCGTTTAGATATCTACGCACACTGGGCGCAGAAGTTTCTTGATCAGAAAGATGCTTACCACTGCTACTGCTCACCAGATGAGTTAGAGGCGGTACGCGAAGCACAACGCGCTGCAAATGTGGCACCTGGTTACAACGGCCACTGCCGCGAGCTAACTGCTGATCAAATCGCAGCGTATAAAGCGCAGGGACGTGAAGCAGTTGTCCGCATGCGCATGCCTGATGGAACAACGACATTTACCGACGAGATCCGTGGCGACGTTACCTTCGATCATAAATTCGTACCTGACTTCGTTCTAGTTCGCGCCGATGGTTCACCGCTCTACACGCTGGCTGTTGCCGTCGATGATGTTTTGATGAAGGTCACCCACGTACTGCGCGGAGAAGATCTACTTTCCTCAACGCCACGACAGATCCGCGTTTATCAGGCGATGGGCGTTGCTATTGAAGATTATCCAATCTTTGCTCACCTGCCATTCGTTATGGGCCAGGACAATGCCAAGCTGTCTAAGCGCAACGGTGAAGTTTCGATTGCTTGGTATCGCGAACAAGGTTATTTGCCAGAGGCGATCTGTAATTACTTAGCGCTACTTGGTTGGTCACCTGGAGATGATCGCGAAAATGTCACAATGGCCGAACTCTGCGAACTCTTTACCGTAGATAAGGTGCACTCTTCACCTGCCCGATTTGATATGAAGAAGTTGGAAGCGATCAACGGCGACAAGATCCGTGCCCTAACCCTTGATGAATTCCTTAAGTGGTCGCTGCCATTCTTAACTAAGGCAAATGTGATCACCGGAAGCGATTCTGAGATCGCACTTGTTAAGCAGGCGCTGCCGCTTATTCAAGAGCGCATCGTTAAGTTGGATGAAGTTCCTGCGATGTTGCGCTTCTTATTTGTTAAGGATTTCAAAGTTGAGGAAGCATCGCTTTCAAAGGTTACCGATAGCGCATCAAAGGACGTGTTAAAGCGTTCACTTGCTGAGCTAACACCGCTTACAACTTGGAACCACGAGAGCATCGAAGCCGCACTTCGCACATCACTTATTGAAGAGATGGGGCTTAAGCCACGCATTGCATTCGGTGCAGTTCGTATCGCAACAACCGGCAGCACCATTTCACCACCGCTCTTTGAGTCGATGGAGTTGCTCGGAAAAGATGCGTCGCTGGCTCGAATTTCAGCGGCGATAGCGCTTTAA
- a CDS encoding fumarylacetoacetate hydrolase family protein has protein sequence MRIVRFSPGPESGLGTDPLFGILEDDNQISVISGDPIYHGVTKTAAKVELTKVRLLAPVIPRSKIVAVGKNYADHAKEMGSEVPKEPIIFLKPNTSVIGPGDTIVWPAMAPTIDYEAELAVVIGRVCKDVPKERVHEVIYGYTLANDITCRELQKSDGQWARAKGFDTFCPIGPWIETDFVPGTQRIFSEVNGEIRQDATLDQMIFSVSDIVVFVSQIMTLLPGDVIITGTPAGIGPLIERGNVVVGIDGLGQLTNKVSAKP, from the coding sequence ATGCGTATTGTTCGCTTCTCACCAGGTCCTGAATCAGGTTTAGGTACCGACCCGTTATTCGGCATCCTCGAAGATGACAATCAGATCAGCGTTATCTCAGGCGATCCGATCTATCACGGCGTTACCAAGACAGCGGCAAAGGTCGAGCTAACTAAGGTTCGCCTGCTTGCCCCAGTTATTCCGCGCAGCAAGATCGTTGCCGTCGGAAAGAACTACGCCGATCATGCAAAAGAGATGGGCTCAGAAGTTCCGAAAGAACCAATCATCTTCTTGAAACCAAATACTTCTGTCATCGGCCCCGGCGACACCATTGTCTGGCCCGCTATGGCGCCAACTATTGATTACGAAGCAGAGCTAGCAGTTGTTATCGGTCGCGTCTGTAAAGATGTGCCAAAAGAGCGCGTACATGAAGTTATTTATGGTTACACCTTGGCTAATGACATCACTTGTCGCGAGCTACAGAAGAGCGATGGCCAATGGGCGCGCGCTAAAGGCTTTGATACCTTCTGCCCAATCGGTCCTTGGATTGAAACTGATTTCGTACCGGGCACACAACGAATATTTTCGGAAGTAAATGGCGAGATTCGCCAAGATGCAACCCTAGATCAGATGATCTTTAGCGTCAGCGATATCGTGGTCTTTGTTTCACAGATCATGACTTTATTACCGGGCGATGTAATCATCACCGGAACCCCAGCAGGAATTGGACCGCTCATCGAACGTGGCAACGTCGTTGTCGGAATCGATGGACTTGGCCAACTAACAAATAAGGTGAGTGCAAAACCGTGA
- a CDS encoding alkaline phosphatase PhoX, with product MNISKAKRGIAVISATAFLAISAAPANAAAPVYMEAVATSATLTPITSAGDMIGTYLVPGIPDGLGVIKNGNSLRIITNHEWSATNAVAAGRTTAGGLVSGSFLSDMTYDIASSKVTKAVDLFKDVVWYDYASGKYGQNPGAPASAAVKDSYGTLNHSYLLNRFCSGSLAPAGSFFDKTSGFGVNDAVFLAGEEGGDESRAFATNLTTGQLVQLPALGLAAWENVIPAPTKGKTTVLMTNEDGAATDSQQWMYVGTKTKTGAWYEKAGFTNGKSYVLAATADAVVANDNEIRTKYGKNKPFPITFAEVNTKANGKDQNIEANAKGIELSRVEDGHFDPNKPNDYYFVTTESNKDPKATAANPATPTVSRDGGALWRIRFKDVSKPLSGATLEMLLDGSEDIYMSKPDNIAVDSLGNVLIQEDPGNNAHVARIVSYRISDGKLATIAQFDSKYFDSTRPNYITQDEESSGIIEVSNELRTSKNDKASYYMYVAQIHATPAKARPDMAADDATLAKAVEGGQWYILKITNWTDVYK from the coding sequence GTGAATATTTCAAAAGCTAAGCGTGGAATTGCTGTAATTTCAGCTACTGCGTTTCTAGCAATTTCAGCGGCGCCCGCCAATGCGGCTGCGCCGGTTTACATGGAGGCCGTTGCCACATCAGCAACACTCACTCCAATCACCTCAGCCGGCGACATGATCGGCACCTACCTAGTTCCAGGAATTCCTGACGGATTAGGTGTAATCAAGAACGGAAACTCACTTCGCATCATCACAAACCACGAATGGAGCGCAACTAACGCTGTTGCTGCAGGTCGCACAACTGCTGGTGGCCTCGTCTCAGGTTCATTCTTGAGCGATATGACCTATGACATCGCATCAAGTAAGGTGACCAAGGCTGTTGATCTATTTAAAGATGTCGTTTGGTATGACTACGCATCTGGCAAGTACGGACAGAACCCAGGCGCTCCTGCAAGTGCTGCGGTTAAAGATTCATATGGAACCCTAAATCACTCTTATCTACTTAATCGTTTCTGCTCAGGTTCTCTAGCTCCAGCAGGATCATTCTTTGACAAGACATCTGGCTTCGGCGTTAACGATGCAGTGTTTCTTGCCGGAGAAGAAGGCGGAGATGAATCTCGCGCATTCGCTACAAACTTAACAACTGGTCAACTAGTTCAGCTTCCAGCTCTTGGGTTGGCTGCTTGGGAAAACGTCATCCCTGCGCCAACTAAGGGTAAGACAACTGTGCTCATGACCAACGAAGATGGCGCTGCGACAGATAGCCAGCAATGGATGTACGTCGGAACAAAGACCAAGACTGGTGCCTGGTATGAAAAAGCGGGCTTTACAAATGGAAAGTCATACGTTCTAGCAGCGACTGCAGATGCAGTTGTAGCAAACGACAATGAAATCCGCACAAAGTACGGAAAGAACAAACCTTTCCCAATCACATTCGCTGAAGTGAACACGAAGGCAAATGGTAAGGATCAGAATATCGAAGCCAACGCTAAGGGTATTGAACTCTCACGCGTTGAAGATGGTCACTTTGATCCAAATAAGCCAAATGATTACTACTTCGTAACAACTGAATCAAATAAGGATCCAAAGGCAACTGCTGCTAACCCAGCAACTCCAACAGTTTCACGTGATGGTGGAGCCCTATGGCGCATACGCTTCAAGGATGTTTCAAAGCCACTAAGCGGCGCAACTCTAGAGATGTTGCTTGATGGTTCAGAAGATATCTACATGTCAAAGCCAGATAACATTGCAGTAGATTCACTTGGAAACGTCCTAATCCAAGAAGATCCAGGCAACAATGCACACGTTGCACGTATCGTTTCTTACCGCATTAGCGATGGCAAGCTAGCAACAATTGCTCAATTCGACTCAAAGTACTTCGATTCAACTCGCCCTAACTACATCACTCAAGATGAAGAATCATCGGGAATTATCGAGGTCAGCAATGAATTGCGTACTTCAAAGAACGATAAGGCTAGTTACTACATGTATGTAGCTCAGATCCACGCAACACCTGCAAAGGCTCGTCCAGATATGGCTGCAGATGATGCAACCCTGGCCAAGGCTGTTGAAGGTGGACAGTGGTACATCTTGAAGATTACGAACTGGACTGACGTCTATAAGTAA